aacttagtttaaatgtattttgcaaaggtgtatgtaaacgtatgacttcaactgtatatatatatatatatatatatatatatatatatatatatacatatacacagtaCCTTTccaaattttggacacacctatatTGTAAAAATAATAGTGAAGTGATTTtacatagaataatagtgagggcattaaaactatgaaataacacatatggaatcatgtagtgaccaaataattccaccataatttgcaaataaattcattaaaaatcctacaatgtgattttctggatttttttctctcattttgtctgttatagttgaagtgtacctatgatgaaaattgcaggcctctctcatctttttaagtgggagaacttgcacaattggtggctgactaaatacttttttgccccactgtgtgtatatatatatatatatatatatatatattaagaaTAACTGAGAATCAATATGTAGCCATAGTCTAGTGACTGTAAAAAGTCAATGGATCAATACACAATAACCCCTTCAGGCCACACCTGTAATATGCCACTGTAAGGGACAGATCCAAATGCACTCGGGGAGTGTTGTCaaacgtttaaaaaaatatagatttttacaAATATATTTTACTGGGCACAAGGGAGGGTAGTACGTTTTCCCCCTGGTTTACATTTGCTCATCTCCTTGTATTTTCTCTATAATCAATGGGttgacttacttttgatattaACCTAATAAAGTTTAGAAACGTTTGTGAAGGTTTGCTATGGTGTGGCTATTATTAAGCTTTTACTACTGCAGGTCAACTTGAGGTAaggaagactgtgtgtgtgtgtgtgtgtgtgtggttttgtgtgtgttgaCTTGTTGAGAAGTAAATGCCCTAAAGGCATCATTCTTCTGCTAACCGGTGTCTACCCTACAGGATAACCTGAGCCTTGTCTGCAAGATCTTGCGTTGTATTTCTCATGTCTCTGGCGCTACTGTTGACTTGCATCACCTGTTGACAGTGGGGAGGGCCTAGTCTACTTGGCCCTCTAAATTGcatcagagagagaacacattacaTTGTAAGACAGCCAAGATGCGTCCCTACTCACTATATAGtccactagttttgaccagagccatatggccctgtgtagggaatagggtgccatttcggacacagGCTTAGTGTATGGACACCATGTCGTTCATCACATCTATCCAACTCTACACCCCACCCCTACCTTTGAGTCATTTCCCGAAACATAATCTCGATACCCCTTTCATAGGCACCGCCCATCCTGTTCAGTGCCATCAACCAATCACAACCTTCCGTTGCGGCTGCGTCAAAGAGAGGCCATAATGTTGAGGTTGTTGAGGTTCCCCAGATTGGTCGTATCCATAAGTGTCatcctcctactgtctctctctccctccctacctctctctctcccaggagaCTGTCTTTATTAAGCATTGGCCCCTGTGAGACGGTGCCATATGGAGTAAGGGTCCGGTTTGGCATACAGCTTGGCTTCTGGGGgctaacagagagatagagagctctGCTACGGAGGATAGTGAAGAGCTGTGGCTTTGCTACTTGGAGTCAGTTGGCGTGCTTGACTCGATAGTTTGTAATCAACAGTCATTGAGTCCAGGGTTAACTAGACATATAGATTGGAAACGggaaacacacactcactgaaatTGTTTGTTCTATTGAGGGACTGAGACTGAAGGAAAAGTGTGGAGGAGGTCCCGTGAAATAGTTTGTTCTACTGAGGAACAGACTGAAGGAAAAGTGTGGAGGAGGACCCCTGAAATAGTTTGTTCTACTGAGGGACAGACTGAAGGAAAAGATTGGAGAAGGACCAGTGAAATAGTTTGTTCTACTGAGACTGAAGGAGAAGATTGGAGGAGGACCAGTGAAATAGTTTGTTCTACTGAGGGACTGAGACTGAAGGAAAAGATTGGAGGAGGACCAGTGAAATACTTTGTTCTACTGAGGGATTGAGACtgaaggagagtggaggaggaccAGTAGAGGGACGTATCATCTCTGTTGAGGTAGGTGAGACTTTTACTTTTTACTGTATTTGATAGCAATTTGTCAGTTTTATAAGTCGTAATATTCCTCAGAAGAAATGTAAGTGGCTATCTATTCGATTTGAACGAGTAATGCATTATGATAACAGATTTTTTAAGCATCAATTTGAATATGTCCAGCAAGCGCAGTGAAATTATATTCATAAAGTGACAAGGGATTTTTTGACGCCAGCCAACAATATGGAGTGATTTTTGTGAAAATCCATTCATACAATAAATTGAACAGATCCGTAAATCATATAAAATACTTTTTATGACAACATGCAAAAGTTAATGTAGTGAAATAATAGCTTGATGATAGCAGGCAGCATGTCAAAGTCTGTTGGTCCTCAACTCTGTCATACACAATACAGATAAAAGGATATAAACTACAATTATATAcagctatacagtatatattatatacagctatacagtatatattatatacagctatacagtatatattatatacagctatacagtatatattatatacagctatacagtatatattatatgcagctatacagtatatattatatacagctatacagtatatattatatacagctatacagtatatattatatgcagctatacagtatatattatatacagctatacagtatatattatatacagctatacagtatatattatatacagctatacagtatatattatatgcagctatacagtatatattatatgcAATTATACATTTGTAACTCATGTCAATTGTTCCCTTTTCCCCCTGTTTAGATCCAAATCTCTTCTCCACTTTGACCCCACCTTCCATGGCGATGATTGCTAACTCCACGGGGATGACCTCCAATGACCTCCCCCTGAACTCAACGTTGACCCTTAGTCCGGAACCTTGGACCCCGCCTCCTTGGTACCAATTCCACGTCTGCTCCGTGGCCCCTTACGGATTCATCTTCTACTTTGGAGTCAAAGTCTTCAACCTGGCCATAGGTGTAGTAGCATGATATACTACATTACCCACAATGCtgtagtagtagatgtagtagaaTGATATACTACATTAAACATAATGCTCTGGGAGTAGGTGTAGTAGAATGTTATACTAcattacccataatgctctgggAGTAGGTGTAGTAGAATGTTGTTTATGATGAAAATGAAAATGTTACAGTTTGACACTTTCACGtagttggagtaataacatgttcaactacttaagacattggctggaatctaggttgtgcctttagatttagCAACAATGAACAACTAAGAAAGAGTTTCCCTTCTCTCATTGATTTCTCATATCCCAAACCCTGGCCTGATCTGCTTGGTCTGCTTCCCGGAAGTCTTTCAATCTTCCGCCTTTTGGTTGAGAAACTATGTGGCAGCATGatgtactacagtacccataatgctgtgGTAGTAAGTGTAGTAGCATGatgtactacagtacccataatgctgtgGTAGTAAGTGTAGTAGCATGATGacctacagtacccataatgctgtgGTAGTAAGTGTAGTAGCATGatgtactacagtacccataatgctgtgGTAGTAAGTGTAGTAGCATGatgtactacagtacccataatgctgtgGTAGTAAGTGTAGTAGCATGatgtactacagtacccataatgctgtgGTAGTAAGTGTAGTAGCATGatgtactacagtacccataatgctgtgGTAGTAAGTGTAGTAGCATGatgtactacagtacccataatgctgtgGTAGTAAGTGTAGTAGCATGatgtactacagtacccataatgctgtgGTAGTAAGTGTAGTAGCATGatgtactacagtacccataatgctgtgGTAGTAAGTGTAGTAGCATGatgtactacagtacccataatgctgtgGTAGTAAGTGTAGTAGCATGatgtactacagtacccataatgctgtgGTAATAGGGTGGAGTAGCATGATGTACTTCTGTACCCATAATACTGTGGTAGTAAGTGAAGTAGCGTGATatactacagtacccataatgctgtgGTAGTAGGTGGAGTAACATGATGTATCTTTTCACCAGAACCCTATGAAGTAGTGCTCTGTATagagggctctgatcaaaagtagtgcactatacagggaatagggaaagtaggacactatatagggaatgggtgccattttggactcagCCTTGGTAAAGATATTCCTGTCACTAACACAGTGGTGTCCCTACTGTCTAtggggtctggtcaaaagtagtgcacgacatagggaatagggtgccatttgggacgcaacctaaCACAGTCCTTATTGATACAACAGGCACACCCTGCAATATACTGGTCCTGTGGCAGATCTCCAGCAGGAAAAGTGACTCGTCCACGTCTGACATCTTCATCTTTAATCTGGCTTTAATGGACACCTACTTCTGCCTCATGGGGCCAATAGACATGGTCAACAGGCTGGTCCTGGaccaccaaggcatctggtacTTCCAACGCTTTGCCTACGGGGTCAAAGACACAGGACCCCTCTTCCTGGTGGGTAGATAATAAGGCCTAGGTAGTTATGTTATATAGACCTGGGTTATGTTATAATCTGGGTTATGTTATAATCTGAATTATGTTATCTAGTCCTGGGTTATATTATAATATGGGTTATGATATAATATGGGTTGTGTTATAATCTGTGTTATGTTATATAGACCTTAGTTATGTTATATAGACCTGGGATATGTTATAATCTGGGTTACATTATAATCAGAGTTATATTATATAGACCTGGGTTATATTATAATGTGGGTTATGTTATATAGACCTTGGTTATGTTATATAGACCTGGGATATATTATACTGTGGGTTATGTTATATAGACCTTGGTTATGTTATATAGACCTGGGTTATATTATACTGTGGGTTATGTTATATAGACCTGGGATATATTATACTGTGGGTTATGTTATATAGACCTGGGTTATATTATACTGTGGGTTATGTTATATAGACCTGGGATATATTATACTGTGGGTTATGTTATATAGACCTGGGTTATATTATACTGTGGGTTATGTTATATAGACCTGGGTTATATTATACTGTGGGTTATGTTATATAGACCTGGGATATATTATACTGTGGGTTATGTTATATAGACCTGGGTTATATTATACTGTGGGTTATGTTATATAGACCTGGGTTATATTATACTGTGGGTTATGTTATATAGACCTGGGTTATATTATACTGTGGGTTATGTTATATAGACCTGGGTTATATTATAATGTGGGCTATGTTTAAACCTGGATGGTTCATCCAATGCTTTGCCTACGGGGTCAAATCACCGCACCGCTATTCTTGGTGGGTAGAAAATTTAAAAATCTAAACATGACTGTGTAGATCTGAAAAGATTGGTTTGTGAATTAAATGACCTTACAACTGTAGATGTTGATGAGGTAACTTGTGACATTAGGGTCTTTAAAATACATTGTATGGAACATTATATATTTTTGCTTGGGTCACGTTATAATCTGGGTTATGTTATATAGACCTGGGTTATTATGTTATAGTCTGAGTTATGTTCATATTATATTCTGAGTTATATTATAATGTGGGTTAGACCtaatccctctccatctctgcctcccAGATGTGTATTTGTCTAGACCTGGGTGGTTATGTTATAATAATctgcgtcaggtagcctagcagttaagagcattggaccagtaaccaaaagatcgctggtttgaatccctgagcagactaggtgaacaatctgtcagtgtccttgagcaaggcacttaaccctaaattATCCtgcaagtctctctggataagagcatctaataaattactcaaatgtaaatgtaaaaaacggTTATAATTTGGGTCATATTTGAATCTGGGTTATGTTATAATCTGGGTTATTTTATGATGTTCATTATTTTGTAGTCTGGGTTATATTATAATCTGGGTTATGTTATAATCTGGGTTATATATTAATCTGAGTtatattccatctctctcctcccaggtGTGTATCTGTCTGGACCGCTACGTGGCCGTGGTCCATCCGGTGCTGTTCACCGGTATCCGTGACAACAAGATCCGCGTTGGTGTCTCCGTGGTAATCTGGGCCCTCATCCTGGCCTACAGCCTCACAAAGAGCATCCTGGGAGTCATGTCTGTCAACGAGGTGTTCAGCGGCCTCATCCTCTTCGCCTTCGCCCTCATGATCTACTGTAACCTCTCCATCATATGGGTCCTACGCCGCTCCGTAGCCGGGAAGGAGGTGATGCACCCCGTGAAGAAGAAGGCCTTCAAAATGGTGCTGGTCATCTTGGGTATAATCTTCGTCAACTACCTTCCTCCTGTGGCTCTTGTTCCGTTCTTCTCCTACTACACGTTCGTCCAGTTCCGCTGTCAGGTGACTATCAGTGTGTTCGCCATCATGGATCTGAGTTGTAGTATGGAGCCACTTCTGTATATGACCAAGATGGACAGGCCTGCGTGTGTACCTGGCTGGTGCTGTGCGGGGGAGAGCTCGGCCAAGAAACCCTACGAGGTTAAAGTGTGATGGGGCTCATCACTATCCTGCCAAGTTACAAAGTCAGAAGGCCCAATAATTTCTACGATTCCTCTTCTTAAACTCTGATTTTAAACCTTAACCTGAACCGAACCTTAATCACACTGCTAAccgtatgcctaaccctaaccttaaattaagaccaaaaataaCATTTCTGTTGGCAAACATTTTTACGATAAAGCCAATTCTGACTTTGCAGCTTGGCCATCTACTGGGAGCCATGTgatgagggagagaagaagaggctgGTGGGTGGAGCTATACGAGGATgggttcattgtaatggctggaatggaataaatggaatggaccATGTGTTTCATGTGTGTGATTCTGTTCCATTTATTCTATTccaaccattacaatgagcctgtcctcctatagctctgcCCACCAGCCTCCAGTGGGGTGACCATCTACCAACTCCTGTCCTGGAGAGCCACTGCTGTGCAGGCTTTAATTCCAGCCCTGCAGTACACATTATATTCAGCCTGCACAGTCCTGGCATGTCTTAAATTAGGTAGGCCACAATACACGCATTTAGATATATCACTGGGTAAATGTATTGTGTGTGGACATGTATACTGCTGTATTGCCAATAAATACTATtaatatgtattattattatcattaataATTAACAATCATTTGTGATTTCTGagaatgtgtttgtttatttatttatacttcattttgggctcccgagtgtcgcagcggcactgcatctcagtgcttgaggcgtcactacagacagcCTGGTTCGAATACCAGCTGTATCACAAACGGCcattattgggagtcccatagggtggcgcacaattggcccagcgtcgtccgggtttggccggtataagccgtctttgtaaataagaacttacttgcctagtttaaataaaggttaaataaaataaaaaataaaaaattcaccATAGTTGGCCCATAAGCAATGTCTCCCAGTGTAGATCTCCCATTTGGACCGGATCTGGCCTGTCTAATGCTTCACATTGCCAGTGTAGATCTCCCATTTGGACCGGATCTGGCCTGTCTAATGCTTCACATTGCCAGTGTAGATCTCCCATTTGGACCGGATCTGGGCTGTCTAATGCTTCACATTGCCAGTGTAGGTCTCCCATTTGGACCGGATCTGGCCTGTCTAATGCTTCACATTGCCAGTGTAGATCTCCCATTTGGACCGGATCTGGCCTGTCTAATGCTTCACATTGCCAGTGTAGATCTCCCATTTGGACCGGATCTGGCCTGTCTAATGCTTCACATTGCCAGTGTAGATCTCCCATTTGGACCGGATCTGGCCTGTCTAATGCTTCACATTGCCAGTGTAGATCTCCCATTTGGACCGGATCTAGCCTGTCTAATGCTTCACATTGCCAGTGTAGATCTCCCATTTGGACCGGATCTGGCCTGTCTAATGCTTCACATTGCCAGTGTAGATCTCCCATTTGGACCGGATCTGGCCTGTCTAATGCTTCACATTGCCAGTGTAGATCTCCCATTTGGACCGGATCTGGCCTGTCTAATGCTTCACATTGCCAGTGTAGATCTCCCATTTGGACTGGATCTGGCCTGTCTAATGCTTCACATTGCCAGTGTAGATCTCCCATTTGGACCGGATCTGGCCTGTCTAATGCTTCACATTGCCAGTGTAGATCTCCCATTTGGACCGGATCTGGCCTGTCTAATGCTTCACATTGCCAGTGTAGATCTCCCATTTGGACCGGATCTGGCCTGTCTAATGCTTCACATTGtacaggtaactaccaaaataaaggaaacacgtcAGTAAataagggatacaaagtatattgaaagcaggtgcacCCCACCCAGGTGTGGTTCCTTAGTCAATTAAGCAATTTTGGCTACACTCTTAGAATAGGGGATCACAATGGAAACAAGTCTTTGACTTTTTGTTTGTATAATCTTGGGAAATGTTGGTACATGGATTGGTTGCCTGGTGTGGCTTCTTTATGTATTTTAAATGGTCAAATTACTATTATAAAGAGATATGTGATAGAGCAATCTGATGCCCATCtgcaaactcaaatcaaatcaaatcaaatttatttgtcacatacacatggttagcagatgttaatgcgagtgtagcgaaatgcttgtgcttctagttccgacaatgcagtaataacgaacaagtaatctaactaacaattcccaaaaaaactactgtcttatacacagtgtaaggggataaagaatatgtacataaggatatatgaatgagtgatggtacagagcagcataggcaagatacagtagatgatatcgagtacagtatatacatatgagatgagtatgtaaaccaagtggcatagttaaagtggctagtgatacatgtattacataaggatgcagtcgatgatatagagtacagtatctacgtatgcatatgagatgaataatgtagggtaagtaacattatataaggtagcattgtttaaagtggctagtgatatatttacatcatttcccatcaattcccatgattaaagtggctggagtagagtcagtggcattgacagtgtgttggcagtagccactcaatgttagtggtggctgtttaacagtctgatggccttgagatagaagctgtttttcagtctctcggtcccagctttgatgcacctgtactgacctcgccttctggatgacagcggggtgaacaggcagtggctcgggtggttgatgtccttgatgatctttatggccttcctgtagcatcgggtggtgtaggtgtcctggagggcaggtagtttgcccccggtgatgcgttgtgcagacctcactaccctctggagagccttacggttgagggcggtgcagttgccataccaggcggtgatacagcccgccaggatgctctcgattgtgcatctgtagaagtttgtgagtgcttttggtgacaagccgaatttcttcagcctcctgaggttgaagaggcgctgctgcgccttcttcacgatgctgtctgtgtgagtggaccaattcagtttgtctgtgatgtgtatgccgaggaacttaaaacttgctaccctctccactactgttccatcgatgtggatgggggggtgttccctctgctgtttcctgaagtccacaatcatctccttagttttgttgacgttgagtgtgaggttattttcctgacaccacactccgagggccctcacctcctccctgtaggccgtctcgtcgttgttggtaatcaagcctaccactgttgtgtcgtccgcaaacttgatgattgagttggaggcgtgcgtggccacgcagtcgtgggtgaacagggagtacaggagagggctcagaacgcacccttgtggggccccagtgttgaggatcagcggggaggagatgttgttgcctaccctcaccacctgggggcggcccgtcaggaagtccagtacccagttgcacagggcggggtcgagacccagggtctcgagcttgatgacgagcttggagggtactatggtgttgaatgccgagctgtagtcgatgaacagcattctcacataggtattcctcttgtccagatgggttagggcagtgtgcagtgtggttgagattgcatcgtctgtggacctatttgggcggtaagcaaattggagtgggtcaagggtgtcaggtagggtggaggtgatatggtccttgactagtctctcaaagcacttcatgatgacggatgtgagtgctacggggcggtagtcgtttagctcagttaccttagctttcttgggaacaggaacaatggtggccctcttgaagcatgtgggaacagcagactggtatagggattggttgaatatgtccgtaaacacaccggccagctggtctgcgcatgctctgagggcgcggctggggatgccgtctgggcctgcagccttgcgagggttaacacgtttaaatgtcttactcacttcggctgcagtgaaggagagaccgcatgttttcgttgcaggccgtgtcagtggcactgtattgtcctcaaagcgggcaaaaaagttgtttagtctgcctgggagcaagacatcctggtccgtgactgggctgggtttcttcctgtagtccgtgattgactgtagaccctgccacatgcctcttgtgtctgagccgttgaattgagattctactttgtctctgtactggcgcttagcttgtttgatagccttgcggagggaatagctgcgctgtttgtattcagtcatgttaccagacaccttgccctgattaaaagcagtggttcgcgccttcagttccacacgaatgctgccatcaatccacggtttctggttggggaatgttttaatcgttgctatgggaacgacatcttcaacgcacgttctaatgaactcgcacaccgaatcagcgtattcgtcaatgttgttggctgacgcaatacgaaacatctcccagtccacgtgatggaagcagtcttggagtgtggagtcagcttggtcggaccagcgttggacagacctcagcgtgggagcttcttgttttagtttctgtctgtaggcagggatcaacaaaatggagtcgtggtcagcttttccgaaaggggggcggggcagggccttatatgcgtcgcggaagttagagtaacaatgatccagggtctttccacccctggttgcgcaatcgatatgctgataaaatttagggagtcttgttttcagattagccttgttaaaatccccagctacaatgaatgcagcctccggataaatcgtttccagtttgcagagagttaaataaagttcgttcagagccatcgatgtgtctgcttggggggggatatatacggctgtgattataatcgaagagaattctcttggtagataatgcggtctacatttgattgtgaggaattctaaatcaggtgaacagaaggatttgagttcctgtatgtttctttcatcacaccatgtcacgttggccataaggcatacgcccccgcccctcttcttaccagaaagatgttcgtttctgtccgcgcgatgcgtggagaaacccgctggctgcaccgcttcggattgcgtctctccggtgagccacgtttccgtgaagcaaagaacattacagtctctgatgtccctctggaatgctacccttgctcggatttcatcaaccttgttgtcaagagactggacattggcaagaagaatgctagggagtggtgcacgatgtgcccgtctccggagtctgaccagaagaccgcttcgtttccctctttttctgagtcgtttttttgggtcgctgcatgggaaccatcccgtggcgctggttgtaaggcagaacacaggatccgcatcgcgaaaaacatattcttggtcgtactggtggtgagttgacgctgatcttatattcagtagttcttctcggctgtatgtgatgaaacctaagatgacctggggtactagtgtaagaaataacacgtaaaaaaacaaaaaactgcatagtttcctaggaacgcgaagcgaggcggccatctctgtcggcgccataaCGTGTTGCGTAACCATTAGTTACAATGCAACGTCTGCAATGTATTCAGCCTGGAACCTTCTAgtaccagagaggaaggaaacgacATAAGCCCTGACTACATTTAATATGTATACCACATACTTACTTCCTGTTTCCATACTGCCAGTAAGTTGTCTTACAAAGCCTCTCCACTTCGCTCGGTAAGTACACTTGATGATATCTTATAATATAGTGTTTGATAGTATGTTTTAGTGATAaacaatacactgagtgtacaaaacaataggagcacctgctgtttccatgacatagactgaccaggtgaatccaggtgtcACTTgtgaaatccacttcaatcagtgtagatgaaggggaggagacgggttaaagatgaatgttgaagccttgagacagttgagacatggattgtgtgtgtgtgccattcagagggggtgtggtagtaggtgccaggctcaccggtttgtgtcaagaactccaATGTcactgggtttttcactctca
This sequence is a window from Oncorhynchus kisutch isolate 150728-3 linkage group LG1, Okis_V2, whole genome shotgun sequence. Protein-coding genes within it:
- the LOC116375818 gene encoding G-protein coupled receptor 4-like, with the translated sequence MAMIANSTGMTSNDLPLNSTLTLSPEPWTPPPWYQFHVCSVAPYGFIFYFGVKVFNLAIGTPCNILVLWQISSRKSDSSTSDIFIFNLALMDTYFCLMGPIDMVNRLVLDHQGIWYFQRFAYGVKDTGPLFLVCICLDRYVAVVHPVLFTGIRDNKIRVGVSVVIWALILAYSLTKSILGVMSVNEVFSGLILFAFALMIYCNLSIIWVLRRSVAGKEVMHPVKKKAFKMVLVILGIIFVNYLPPVALVPFFSYYTFVQFRCQVTISVFAIMDLSCSMEPLLYMTKMDRPACVPGWCCAGESSAKKPYEVKV